One genomic region from Ralstonia pickettii DTP0602 encodes:
- a CDS encoding ionic transporter y4hA (K07300: chaA, CAX; Ca2+:H+ antiporter), producing MALTSNKLPAWTLWAPLAAVATLGLAWLLPDQGWLIALMAAALAGAVFSAVHHAEVVAHKVGEPFGTLVLAIAVTVIEVALIVSVMLSSGPEKAGLARDTVFAAVMLICNGIVGLCLFVGGLHHREQAFQAPGANAAMAVLAALLVLTMVLPNYTSSSPGPVLTPAQLAFSGVMSLVLYGSFVFVQTIRHRDYFLAEGSSDESVHAPPPPARIALTSGALLIVCLVLVVALAKLLSPSVEAAVLKAGAPAAVVGIVIAAMVLLPEGLAALRSARADRIQTSLNLALGSALASIGLTIPTVAAVFIWIGQPLELGLGAKDMVLLVLTLVVSSLTLGMGRTTILQGVVHLVILAAYLFLSIVP from the coding sequence ATGGCACTGACTTCCAACAAGCTGCCGGCTTGGACCCTCTGGGCGCCGCTGGCCGCCGTGGCCACGCTTGGCCTGGCCTGGCTGCTGCCCGACCAGGGCTGGCTGATCGCGCTGATGGCGGCGGCACTGGCCGGCGCCGTCTTCTCGGCCGTGCACCACGCCGAAGTGGTGGCGCACAAGGTGGGCGAGCCCTTCGGCACGCTGGTGCTGGCAATCGCCGTGACGGTGATCGAAGTCGCGCTGATCGTATCGGTGATGCTGTCGTCTGGACCGGAGAAGGCCGGCCTGGCGCGCGACACCGTGTTTGCCGCGGTCATGCTGATCTGCAACGGCATCGTCGGGCTGTGCCTGTTCGTCGGCGGCCTGCACCACCGCGAACAGGCCTTCCAGGCGCCCGGCGCCAATGCCGCGATGGCGGTGCTGGCGGCGCTGCTGGTGCTGACCATGGTGCTGCCCAACTACACCAGCTCGTCGCCGGGCCCGGTGCTGACGCCGGCGCAGCTGGCCTTCTCGGGCGTGATGTCGCTGGTGCTGTACGGCTCGTTCGTGTTCGTGCAGACCATCCGCCACCGCGACTACTTCCTGGCCGAAGGCAGCTCCGACGAGAGCGTCCATGCCCCGCCGCCGCCCGCGCGCATCGCGCTGACCAGCGGCGCGCTGCTGATCGTGTGCCTGGTGCTGGTGGTGGCGCTGGCCAAGCTGCTGTCGCCCTCGGTCGAGGCCGCGGTACTGAAGGCGGGCGCGCCGGCTGCGGTGGTGGGGATCGTGATCGCCGCCATGGTGCTGCTGCCCGAGGGGCTGGCCGCGCTGCGGTCGGCGCGCGCCGACCGCATCCAGACCAGCCTGAACCTGGCGCTGGGCTCGGCGCTGGCCAGCATCGGGCTGACCATCCCGACGGTGGCCGCGGTATTTATCTGGATCGGCCAGCCGCTGGAGCTGGGACTGGGTGCCAAGGACATGGTGCTGCTGGTGCTGACGCTGGTGGTGTCGTCGCTGACGCTGGGCATGGGGCGCACCACCATCCTGCAAGGCGTGGTGCACCTGGTGATCCTGGCGGCCTACCTGTTCCTGTCGATCGTGCCGTAA
- a CDS encoding AMP-binding protein (K01895: ACSS, acs; acetyl-CoA synthetase [EC:6.2.1.1]), with protein sequence MRDYAQAFDGFSYDDAVARQLHGSLDALNACVECCDRHAQPGRIALFWEGRDGNSRSWSFAELQALSAQFAGFLQAQGVQPGDRVAGLLPRNAALLVTILGTWRAGAVYQPLFTAFGPKAIEHRLNSSGAKVVVTDTVNRPKLDEVADCPAIVTVAGPDDKEGAGLGRGDFSFWAELERQPASFDPVMRRGDDPFLMMFTSGTTGPAKPLLVPLKAIAAFAGYMRDAVDLRPEDAFWNLADPGWAYGLYYAVTGPLALGHATTFYDGPFTVESTCRVIRKYGITNLAGSPTAYRLLIAAGEAVSGPLRGQLRAVSSAGEPLNPEVIRWFASELDVTIHDHYGQTELGMVLCNHHALAHPVRMGAAGFASPGHRVAVLDDEQRELPAGQPGTLALDLERSPMCWFGGYHGTPTSSFAGHYYLTGDSAELNDDGSISFIGRADDVITTSGYRVGPFDVESALIEHPAVVEAAVIGKPDPERTELIKAFVVLDPQHRAAPELAEALRQHVRKRLAAHAYPREIEFVAELPKTPSGKVQRFILRNQEVARAREAAAI encoded by the coding sequence ATGCGCGACTACGCCCAAGCCTTCGACGGATTTTCCTATGACGATGCCGTAGCCCGGCAGCTGCACGGCAGCCTGGACGCGCTCAACGCCTGCGTCGAATGCTGCGACCGGCATGCGCAGCCAGGCCGCATCGCGCTGTTCTGGGAAGGGCGCGACGGCAATTCGCGCAGCTGGAGCTTTGCCGAGCTGCAGGCGCTGTCGGCGCAGTTCGCCGGCTTCCTGCAGGCGCAGGGCGTGCAGCCCGGCGACCGCGTTGCGGGCCTGTTGCCGCGCAACGCGGCACTGCTGGTGACGATCCTCGGCACGTGGCGCGCCGGCGCGGTATACCAGCCGCTGTTTACGGCCTTCGGGCCCAAGGCGATCGAGCACCGGCTCAACAGCTCGGGCGCAAAGGTGGTGGTCACCGACACCGTCAACCGTCCCAAGCTCGACGAGGTGGCGGATTGTCCCGCCATCGTCACCGTGGCCGGCCCGGACGACAAGGAGGGCGCAGGCCTCGGGCGCGGCGACTTCAGCTTCTGGGCCGAGCTGGAACGCCAGCCAGCCTCGTTCGATCCGGTGATGCGCCGCGGCGACGATCCCTTCCTGATGATGTTCACCTCGGGCACCACCGGCCCGGCCAAGCCGCTGCTGGTGCCGCTCAAGGCCATTGCCGCGTTTGCCGGCTATATGCGCGATGCGGTCGACCTGCGCCCGGAAGACGCATTCTGGAACCTGGCCGACCCGGGCTGGGCCTACGGCTTGTATTACGCCGTCACCGGCCCGCTGGCGCTGGGCCATGCCACCACGTTCTACGACGGCCCGTTCACCGTGGAAAGCACCTGCCGGGTGATCCGCAAGTACGGCATCACCAACCTGGCCGGCTCGCCCACCGCGTACCGGCTGCTGATCGCCGCCGGCGAGGCCGTGTCCGGCCCGCTGCGCGGGCAGTTGCGCGCGGTCAGCAGCGCCGGCGAGCCGCTCAACCCGGAAGTGATCCGCTGGTTCGCCAGCGAACTGGACGTGACCATCCACGACCACTACGGCCAGACCGAACTCGGCATGGTGCTGTGCAACCACCACGCGCTGGCGCACCCGGTGCGCATGGGCGCGGCCGGCTTTGCCAGTCCGGGCCACCGCGTGGCGGTGCTCGACGACGAACAGCGCGAACTGCCGGCGGGCCAGCCGGGCACGCTGGCACTGGACCTGGAGCGCTCGCCGATGTGCTGGTTCGGCGGCTACCACGGCACGCCGACCAGTTCCTTTGCCGGCCACTACTACCTGACCGGCGATTCGGCCGAACTGAACGACGACGGCAGCATCAGCTTTATCGGTCGCGCCGACGACGTCATCACCACCTCCGGCTACCGCGTGGGCCCGTTCGACGTGGAAAGCGCGCTGATCGAGCACCCCGCCGTGGTCGAGGCCGCGGTGATCGGCAAGCCCGATCCGGAGCGCACCGAGCTGATCAAGGCCTTTGTCGTGCTCGATCCGCAGCACCGCGCCGCGCCCGAGCTGGCCGAGGCGCTGCGCCAGCACGTGCGCAAGCGCCTGGCAGCCCACGCCTACCCGCGCGAGATCGAGTTCGTGGCCGAGCTGCCCAAGACCCCCAGCGGCAAGGTCCAGCGTTTCATCTTGCGCAACCAGGAAGTCGCCCGCGCGCGCGAAGCCGCCGCGATCTGA
- a CDS encoding phospholipid-binding protein — MQSSEAVLTQARAALAHVPYQGHILHPTINLRLSDGALILEGEVADIVDKTRAAATLRRVDGVTSVIDHLRVADGGVQAGDGELRDAVCERLLNAIDFRNCKICARVKGKPESLREAVGERSGWIEVEAHDGAVTLWGQVISLSHMRLAGVLAWWSRGCRCVVNELVVAPAETDRDDEITEALMLVLETDPFVDAAQVSVHTDNRVVTLEGCVSNENTRRQVERDAWYVHGVEDVVNHISLRA, encoded by the coding sequence ATGCAGAGTAGCGAAGCGGTGCTGACACAGGCGCGCGCAGCCTTGGCGCATGTGCCTTATCAGGGTCATATCCTCCATCCCACGATCAACCTGCGCCTGTCAGACGGCGCGCTGATCCTGGAAGGCGAGGTCGCCGATATCGTCGACAAGACCCGCGCGGCGGCGACGCTGCGGCGCGTGGACGGCGTAACCAGTGTGATCGACCACCTGCGCGTGGCCGACGGCGGCGTCCAGGCGGGCGACGGCGAACTGCGCGATGCGGTATGCGAGCGCCTGCTCAATGCCATCGACTTCCGCAATTGCAAGATTTGCGCACGCGTCAAGGGCAAGCCCGAGTCCCTGCGCGAAGCCGTGGGCGAACGCAGCGGCTGGATCGAGGTAGAGGCGCACGACGGCGCGGTGACGTTGTGGGGGCAGGTGATCAGCCTCTCGCATATGCGCCTGGCCGGCGTGCTGGCCTGGTGGTCGCGCGGCTGCCGCTGCGTGGTCAACGAACTGGTGGTGGCGCCTGCCGAAACCGACCGCGACGATGAAATCACCGAGGCGCTGATGCTGGTGCTGGAGACCGATCCCTTCGTCGATGCCGCCCAGGTCAGCGTGCATACCGATAATCGCGTGGTCACGCTGGAAGGCTGCGTCAGCAACGAGAACACGCGCCGGCAGGTCGAGCGCGACGCGTGGTACGTGCATGGCGTGGAGGACGTGGTCAACCACATCTCGCTGCGAGCCTGA
- a CDS encoding AraC family transcriptional regulator, translating into MRVQNPSPSGSTPLHVRLLWLPDAMPGTLFTTLDVLRTVAGVASLQRPDAAPTLSWQLCGGNGRALATDLPGLASSTRRARAPDGHSLLVIPALLASNAPQLGEIVRRDAAALRLVERHAEAGGWIAACSSGVMFPLQLGLLDGARIGAPWMYQSWMTREYPRCDLGGDQAMNVHQRVFSCVAPALQVEFMLRVLGHLHDPDLAQAASQLMLFQSERQRSVPALVSQRWLSRTADSPVYRAIQWLQDHVGEPYRLAAVAQAAAVSERTLLRHFRQVTGITPLDYLHTLRVERARMLLEVTLHGTQAIAEACGYSDAAAFRRLFQRTTGMSMSDYRARFALRARRRYWRMEDTAVRRGTRG; encoded by the coding sequence AGTACGCCGCTGCATGTCCGCCTGCTATGGCTGCCCGACGCCATGCCGGGCACGCTCTTCACCACGCTGGACGTGCTGCGCACCGTGGCCGGCGTGGCCAGCCTGCAGCGGCCCGATGCCGCGCCGACGCTGAGCTGGCAACTGTGCGGCGGCAACGGGCGCGCGCTCGCCACCGACCTGCCCGGCCTGGCTTCCTCGACCCGCCGCGCACGCGCACCGGACGGCCACTCGCTGCTCGTCATCCCTGCCCTGCTCGCCAGCAACGCCCCGCAGCTCGGCGAGATCGTGCGGCGCGACGCCGCGGCGCTGCGCCTGGTGGAGCGGCACGCGGAGGCCGGCGGCTGGATCGCGGCGTGTTCGTCAGGGGTGATGTTCCCGCTGCAGCTCGGGCTGCTGGACGGCGCGCGCATCGGCGCACCCTGGATGTACCAGAGCTGGATGACGCGCGAATATCCGCGCTGCGACCTCGGCGGCGACCAGGCGATGAACGTGCACCAGCGCGTGTTCTCGTGCGTGGCGCCGGCACTGCAGGTTGAGTTCATGCTGCGCGTGCTGGGGCACCTGCACGATCCCGACCTGGCGCAGGCGGCATCGCAGCTGATGCTGTTCCAGTCCGAGCGCCAGCGCAGCGTGCCGGCGCTGGTGTCACAGCGCTGGCTCAGCCGCACCGCCGACAGCCCGGTCTACCGCGCGATCCAGTGGCTGCAGGACCATGTCGGCGAACCCTACCGGCTGGCCGCGGTCGCGCAGGCCGCCGCGGTCAGCGAACGCACGCTGCTGCGGCATTTCCGCCAGGTCACGGGCATCACGCCGCTGGACTATCTGCACACGCTGCGCGTGGAGCGCGCGCGCATGCTGCTGGAAGTCACGCTGCACGGCACGCAGGCGATTGCCGAGGCCTGCGGCTACAGCGACGCAGCCGCCTTCCGGCGGCTGTTCCAGCGCACCACGGGGATGTCGATGTCGGACTATCGCGCCCGCTTCGCGCTGCGGGCGCGGCGGCGCTACTGGCGCATGGAAGACACCGCGGTACGGCGCGGCACCCGCGGGTGA